TGTGGGTATTGGGGATAATGTCACTAGCTATGGCCTATGTGGGTAGTGGTGGTGCATCAATAGGTGATAATACGTATGGCCAGTGGGGGTAGTGGTGGTGCATCAATAGGTGATAAATAATACCTATGGCCAGTGGGGGTACTGGCGGTGGTAATGCCTGTGACCGGCAGGTTACTCGATGTAACACCCGTAATCTGTCACCTGTGGCAGGTTACCATCGAGGCAAATATGGCGCCATGAATAACTTATTCAaaactattattaataattcagAACTTATTCTGAATTAATTTGCTCAACCCGTTTTAAAGGTACTTCATTCCTTCTGTGTTAAATTCCAAATCGTACAAGTTTCAGACTTGAGATATCTGTGACTTTGAATATCAGACTAAATAGGAGTAAAAGGTGTAAtacatttgagaaaaaaatatttcaaaaagaaaacagtcgGGTTGAGAGAGGAGGTTTGAGTTCCTGTAGCACCCGCAAGTGCTAGCTCGCTTATTTGATTGCATCATTTGCTGGCCTCTCTGATCCCCGATCAGAGGACATCCAATGAGGATGGAGCCAAGGCGTTCAGACTCTCTTCAGGGCTTTAGCAGGAACGTAAGTTCCGTCTGTTTTGCCCATTAAGCGAGCTCAGATTGCCGCACAACCCACACGAAAATGACATATTGTACTTGTTTCATTTATATGAAACTCATTTTGATTTGGCTCAATTGTGGGATGATTTATTCCTTTAAGAATGCCAAGACTCCTCAATACGCATGCCCAATACAAGTCTTTggcttttttcttattttgaagGTACTAAAAATACTAGTCATGCCATAGAAAGAAATTGGCAAACTTGCTTTAAAATGAACAGAATTATTTAATGAAACGTTATGTCTAACCTCCTATTTCATTCCAAATCAACTGACACTACTGTTTGCCTTGCACTATGCATCCTCAAAATGCAATAAATAGGCACGAGAAGATTTTTACTGCAAAGCGAAAACAATGCTCCGATAACTGTTaggtttgaaacctcaagaacCAAAAGGCAACAGACAGCTGTTAAAAAAGCCACCCCACAGATTACATGAACGTACCCACTAGTCCCACCAACTAATGACCTTACCATGTACCCCTCATGCCCAGATATAACCAATTAATAACCTTACTCTCTACCCTTCTATGTTACATGTATTACCAACTAATGATCCCACCCCAAGGTCACAAGTATTACCACCCAATGACCTTACCCACTTCCCCCCTAGtcacaggtattaccacctagTGACCACATCCCGACCAATGTATGTTTCATTCATCCATTTATGCAGTCTAAGCTGGAATGTCGATCACTTGTGGGATAATTTTTCCacgattattattgttaaagcCTTACATTGAAACTGGAAAAGCGCTTTTATTAGATTGCGACCCCTATATACACCCTGACATGCTATGCGCTGggtattttaattttcttatgAATTAGTCGTTGTCTTCAGAATCGTTATGTACGCATGCGCACTCCTGCTCGAATCGGCTAGTGCTTGGAATAGTAACCTCTGGCCAGTTCCAATGTATGCGTAGTGATTgctaacgttttttttttttgtaatcgcTCAGAGACTTAATTATGCTTGGGGGGAAGGGGTTGGGGAGACGTTCATTGGAAGAAACATAAAGAATGCTAAGAAAATCCACTGATAGATTTAGGGTTGGCAAGTCAAGAAGCTGGATAACTGACAAAagatatttttaatttcaatcttTATTACTATTCAAGACTATCTGGAGCGACCATCAATAAATATATATGAGCCCCGACGCCAAATACAAATCTCTGTCTTTGTAGTTGGGCTGGGTCTGCTCAGTGAGATTACTTGGTATTTATATTGAAAATGTTCCAAGGCAAGCTAAAGTAGTACTAAAGCAGTCACATAGGAGCAAAAAAAACGGAAActaggaaaaaaagaagatcaAGGAATTTAACATCTCGACCTCATGATTTGTAATCTCTTCTCCAACTTCTTCACCACTGGGCTACGTAACCACTCTATAGAGCGAGTTTCAGAAGTATGATGACACAGAATATACCAGTATATATCAAGTATATATGAAATATGTATTCCTATAGGTAAAAGTAAAATTATCTTCCAACTGAAAGATCATCACAGTTACATTTACAGGATTCAGTATAACACAACCGTAAAGTTCACACAATCTTGAAACATCTCCTTAGTCGGGTAACGAGTTCAGGTGGCGGGTAATGGGTGAGAGGTGGTAGATTGATAAACAACCGCcacatttttttctgttcctAATTTTGTCCCCTTCGCATAGAGAGGAAACTAGTAATGACGAAAGACGATATGCTAAATGCTACACGTTACCCGCTACATGCTATTTGTGCTATTTGTCACTCGTCACTCGTCACCTCCTACTCATTGCCCACTATTTCCTACGTGCTACTCGTTACCAGTCACCCGCGACACGCTACCGACTCATCACCAATCATCCGCCATCAGCCACCCTCTACCGTCACCCACTACCCACGGGAACGGTGGCTTAAAGGGACTTTAATGAGAGTGTATAAGCTGTCATTTTTATGCTGCTATTTTGTTCCACAACACCTTCATGTTGCACCTTATGAAACGCCAAGGATAAATTACTTCTGTGAGATGAAATGGAGCTCAAGCGCGATCTAATTGACGCATCTCTTCCGATTTTCCTGATTGAGAGGTACAGGGCGTGGTACGTCTCCCTGAACTTCCGGTTCCGTAGAGAATAGATAAATGGGTTCAAGGCAGAGTTAAGGTATCCCAGAATAAGTAGAGAGCTCAGTAATTCTGGCGGTGCACTGTAAtaacagtttttgcaaagactgAAGGTCAGGCTAGCTACACTGTGAGGAAACCAACAGAGAAATAAAGCTGAAATTATTAAAGCAATTGTCTTGGTAGCTTTCatatttctttgaaatcgtcCATGGTCGCATGGTGTGGGATGCCGAACAATGTCTCCTGAAGTAACACTGGCTGCTTCATTCAAGTCCTGACAGAGTCTTACGTTCTGCGCGATACGGTAAATCTTAAAATAAATCGCGGTAATGGTAAGTAATGGAAGAATAAAGTGAAGCATGCTGCTGAGGGTAGAATACGCTTGAGTAATGTTAAAATAACAGTAACCATTTGATACGTAATGAGGACGGATGCGCCATCCCATCAGAGGAATTAGTGAGAATGCAAGATTGTATAGCCACAGGGTAACCACTATAACACGAGAGCACCTCACGGAGAAGAACTGTGTCTTGCGAAATCGTCTAAGAGGATCACTAAGAGTCTTGTATCGGTCGATTGTCAGTGTGAGAAGAGTTAACATTGATGTGGGAACGCTGAAAAGGTAGGTAGTTGTCCACACTATACAGACGAGTTCACCGTGTTTCCATTTGTCGTTAAGGAGGATGCTCTCTGCGTCGAATGGCATAGCGAGGCAAGCAGTGAGAAGATCTGAACAAGCCAGCGAAAAAATGTAATACATTGTTGGCGAAGAGCGAAGACTGCTGTTCAGGCAAATGGCTATGCAAACAGCAACGTTGCCAAGTATTGAAATGACGATAATAAGAGAGTATAAAACCAAGCACGTTATGATAAAATATGGAGACCAGCCAACACTAACAGCATGTTCAGAAACAGATGTGTTGTTCATTTTGATGTGTTTATCTGTAGCGATAacgtaaaaataaaaaaaaaattacttcaaaaGTCGTTTTCAGTGCTCACAGCTTGATATTTACTTACCAGTATGGTTAACTCAAAAATACGAATCGGCTCAGGTCCATTTGATTCATCTCAATTTTGGTGCAAGTTTTTTTATCCCTCACAAATTAAATTTTCGTTAATAAGCACCTTTGATGTTAATCCGGTAATGGAGTTTACTTAAGATACATTCCCATTAAAACAACTTCAACGataatataataaaaacaaGTATTTGTCAACAATGGTGAAAGGTGCAGCAAAATCTATTCTCTTCTGCTCTTGGGAGCcttaaaagcttttaaattcaccCGACCCTCAAGGCTCTAAGATTACAATATTTGAAGCGATGTCAAAAACGTTCCAGTTCAAAAAAACATCACGTACGTGTCCATGAACGATTAAAATTTGTCCGGCAAACCCACGAATAACAGTAAATGCTGGTCACATGATAACCTGAAGAATATTAGAGAAATAGAAAGAAGACCTAGATTCTCCTTAAACCCCAATGCAATCCTAAGGAAAAACGATCATTAGGTATATTAGTTGTCACGTATTCTGCATTGGAAAAAATCCCAGTTAaagtttattcatttattattattttgtaattgaacCTCGAAGTTAATAGCTTTGATAGAAACTCGTAGTGTGAATAACAGTGATGGTGAGGATGATTTTGATGACGAGAGATGTCTTGGGGAATGTCTTTCTTTTGCAATGAAATCAGAATATTGACAACAAAAGCAATCGATAAACATAAATAAGAAAATCCTTTAACATGTCAAAGTAAAACATACTCGAATGAAACCGCCTGTATAAAAATTCGTGAGTTTTGGGTTTTTCCATCGCAGTTACCTCATGGCAAAAGATAAACAAACAGTTTTCAACTGAatgtatcaaaaaaaaaaaggccaaacaaACCGACTTTCTAGATTGAGAAATTACATTGCTGCGAGAAACAAATTTTTTCTCAATTCAAAAACAAAGTAACAACTTtgaattcattcattcaatccaAATCACTGGAAAAATGTTTTGAACGTTGAAGCTGACCTCAAGCGCATGTAAACCAATTATTTCTATACGTAAATATGATTAGAGGAAGACCATAGAAAGCCAAAATAAAATCGAAACTTACCAAGATGAAGCCATTGCAGAATGAAGAACTTTTGTGAATTAGACTCCACTTACGTTTCGCATAGGTTGAATCTCTTCTTCTGGAGAAAACCGATACATaaagacaaaaaggaaaaacgcatgcaaatttaaaaaagatatAGAAAAACTAATAAACTTTTGTTTGCTTTGGACCTAACGCTTTATCGCTTTATGAATAATAATCCTTCGAGTATTATAGATTTGAATATTTCCCGGCCACGCCATCTAATGTCAACGTTTCCCACGCTAATGAATCTAACTTTTTCGTCAACTCGAAAAAAGGTATTGAGCTTGACGTCACGAATGCGTGTTTCTATTTCAGGTGATATTCGGCTAGACTTTAAGCCTGAAGTGTCTTAAATTGTGAAATCGATTTGTAGAACTTTTAACTCTTAGAAAAAATTATCTTCTGTCTCGGAGGAAGCGATATATCTTTGTATCCTTTATCGCCATCAATAAATGCGTCATCGAAGACAACCAgccttttcaaaacacaaacATCTTAACTTTTTGTTGTTACTAAATACGTCATTTCGACAGGTcttatttaaaatttttcattataAGGAAGCAAAATTTTGTGAACAGGACTATTGTGAACCTACAtctaaattattattgtactgtTCCCActacaacaataaaacaaaacaaaaataagaaaattaccATTCAGAATATACTATCAAAAAAGATGCTGATCTAGGTAGCAGGAATTAACTGAGAGTAAATCCTAAGATtaccaacattttttttttcccgagatAGACAACGCCCTTTGTCCTAAAAATATCTCAAAAGTGTTGGTCAAATCGAATTCTAAATTATAATTTAGTTCTAAAGTACAGAGTTTTTCGTAGAAGAAAAGCTAAAAGGGGCATCAGTTGCTGTGAAAAACTATCACGTTTCAGGAAAGACTCTTTCCTATATATTTACtgacacttttcttttttagatAATGATAGGTTCAAAGTACAATTGAGGCAGACGTCTTGATAGCGTCGGAAAGTTCAACATAAACACCAAACGCTTTGGATACTATCATTTCCTCTGAGAGTATTATGATATCAGCAAAATCACGGTTCTTTTATGGAAGATTTCTGAGTTTGTCTCTCAGTAAAATACAGATATCATAAAAGCAGAATATGTCATTCAATCCTCAAGTTAACGTCCACGAGCGAGTACACGGAAACTCATCCTCTTTTAATTCGTGGATTCGCTGAGTACAGAAACGAATTATTGTAGGGCTGCAAGCCTTGTTTCACTAACGTGTGGACACTTTCGCAATATGTCGGCCCCGAACGACGGCGCTCGGTATCAAAACGACATTCACAAATGGCGGGAAAGAATGGCAATGTGCAGACAGCGCGGCCTTGATGAAGTTAAAATAACATCGTCAGGTAAGTCGTGATCAGTTCGTAAAATAAAAACACTTTCTTTCGCCTAAACTGAACTTGTCACTAGGGGAATCCCTTATCAGTGTATGCTGATCttgcaagaggaaaaaaatattacccaaccaatcagaaaaaaaaatcctcaacGCAGAAAGCAAAGTCGAAATTGAATTTGTGTTCATAGCTAAAATTGAGCAGTTGACTAAACTAAATCTACCCAGTCTCCTCTCAGAGGAAACGTCGCGAAGAACCTGGGATCAAACATGttatttccttaatttttttcttgatgaTATAAGAACAATAGTTTGGAaaaattgcgcatgcgcaaacgaaATGCACAGGACAAAAAAtaggaaccagtaagtagtacctctagacgtggcgctagagcggcgtaccatgacgagtatcccagAGATTTCaacccgcggatcgcttataccgtgagctaagtttcagacaccagtcggcccccgatcaggaagggagggagagaactgtcggcccctagaccatataagacagatccctttcatcaaccagctctgttcacatcCAACATTACGAACAATTCgtatatatatacaaaactgttccagttatttcttctaTGTGGTATTTACATTTTGCCTTGGAATATTGTACATTTGCGATCTACGCATGCGCTCTTCTCGCACCCCGTATTTCATGGTTCAGCGCCATCTTGAAGTCATTTTGTCCTCTATGACGGGTACTTATTGGAAAGAGATACAGCGAGAAAGTTCCACTCAGTTAAACTCGACACAGATGCATCTCAATGCAGACAACTTGCGAATTTTGCGAGTTTACGAAAGGAAACGGTGTTAAACACTCTTTTCCTGCACACCACCCTCGATCGAACGGCCAAGTGGAACGTTTtgtttaagacggattccgttcaaagttggagcaatacttgcaaaaattatttactaaaaatctactcacagcaaggaaacttcttgaatgctatttaaaacatcttatTGTagttcagttctctaagtgaccccgcgatgaaatccataaacattctcgagaaatttaatgtcaaacttcgtaagagtGCTAAAAGCGAGCGTTATTGTGTTTttaactaacgcgaaacgtcctttttaactgaaatatggataacttcaagttcaattttctctcgcggggtcagcttgagagcgaTCTTCTTACCtctattcaaaatattaccatgctaagaaggtttttttggtaacttaatttttgccattattgctcgaatgttgtgcggaaatcatcttaacctTTCTAGCAATTTTTTTAAGGCAGAGGGGAGCAACTCAATTAAACAAAGTTTAGCCCAGTTTTTGTTGTGTTATAGAACAACACCAAATAGCACAACAAGTCAAACGCCAGCTGAGTTATTGCTAAATCGTCGATTGAAGACGAGCTTAGATTTAACCTACTCTGACCTCACTGGAAAGGTTTTTGACAAGCGGAGAAATCGGAATCCAGAATGGATAAAGATAGCAAAGAACGAGAGTTGAAAACTGAACAACATTCAAGTTCTAGTTCAAAACTTCCGAGGAGAACTTGAATGGTTTTATGGCACCGTTACAGAGCACACCATCCCTGTCACCTTCAAACTTCCTGTCAGAGATCAACTCTGGAAGCGCCAAGTTGGTCAAATGCATCAAACATAAATCGAACGTTCAGATGTTACCTTTCCAACTGATTTCACTTACATCCGATGACGTTCAACCAATAACATCTTCGTGGAAAGCCACAATAACCGCTTCAACAGAGTCAAGAGGCAAGCTCGGCAAAAATAAATAGTGAAATAACATCTAAGGAGCGTCTAAAGAGTATATTATTCCATTGGAGCAAAAACATGACTACAGAGGAAATGGGGATGAGCGACTGACTTAAAATAGAAGCCCGGTACAACAATGAGGGAACGATGAAACCTTCCAAGGAGACTCCAGCTTCAGAGACACATGCTATCGCATTTTCAGTTACCTGAAATGATAGGGAAAGTCTTTATACTTCACAAGTTACACTTCTAATTAACATTCCCTAGCGTTCTTCTTCCCACCAATACGTGTTCAATTAAAAGCCAGTGAATAATGCACTTATCACTGCAAACCCTGTGGGGGTGGGGGGGAGGTATGTGGGCAAGGCGTTGGGATTTGACCAAGGAGCAAAAATTCTGGTCAATTCCCAAGGGTGGGGCAGCTTACGTTCATCAAATGTAGTTAAAAATCCCCACCCAGGGGCAAAGTACCAAAAAAAGAACACTTAATACATGAGCCCCTGGCTCGGGAGACTAGGCAACCACTCCTCGCGTTATCGAGCTTAaacttaacaaattgacgtcagtttttcatgcgtctgtcctgttattgatcatgaatttcgtcataacattgtcaaagtagtctgcggatccagaCGCAttaaaaactgacgtccatttgttttttagaataacagaaaggtagaggggacaaaattaagtcaaaacgctagacaaaaatgcgcgagaaacttcaaagtttattcaatctgacgcgaccaaattcgtaattctcctcgctctcttattgg
The Acropora muricata isolate sample 2 chromosome 3, ASM3666990v1, whole genome shotgun sequence genome window above contains:
- the LOC136911861 gene encoding histamine H2 receptor-like, translated to MNNTSVSEHAVSVGWSPYFIITCLVLYSLIIVISILGNVAVCIAICLNSSLRSSPTMYYIFSLACSDLLTACLAMPFDAESILLNDKWKHGELVCIVWTTTYLFSVPTSMLTLLTLTIDRYKTLSDPLRRFRKTQFFSVRCSRVIVVTLWLYNLAFSLIPLMGWRIRPHYVSNGYCYFNITQAYSTLSSMLHFILPLLTITAIYFKIYRIAQNVRLCQDLNEAASVTSGDIVRHPTPCDHGRFQRNMKATKTIALIISALFLCWFPHSVASLTFSLCKNCYYSAPPELLSSLLILGYLNSALNPFIYSLRNRKFRETYHALYLSIRKIGRDASIRSRLSSISSHRSNLSLAFHKVQHEGVVEQNSSIKMTAYTLSLKSL